The proteins below are encoded in one region of Tachypleus tridentatus isolate NWPU-2018 chromosome 4, ASM421037v1, whole genome shotgun sequence:
- the LOC143249393 gene encoding arginine-hydroxylase NDUFAF5, mitochondrial isoform X2 yields MSAMCLFMHDTVGFLYQCELSEKFLEQSKTSETVPTQKLLVDEEFFSFPENSVDIVVSSLSIHWVNNLPGLFRQIHTSLKKDGVFIASLFGGDTLFELRCSLQLAELEREGGFAPHISPFTEVRDLGNLLTRAGYSMLTVDTDEIKVCYPSMFELMWDLKGMAENNASWSRKAHLHRDTILAAASIYKEMYGNSDGTIPATFQILYLIGWKPDETQAKPAKRGSGTMSLKDLSSLDQLIKKQNKESSNDNK; encoded by the exons ATGTCAGCTATGTGTCTTTTCATGCAT GACACAGTAGGATTTCTGTATCAGTGTGAATTATCTGAGAAATTCCTG GAGCAGAGCAAAACTTCAGAGACAGTACCTACCCAGAAGCTTTTAGTAGATGAGGAGTTTTTCTCTTTTCCAGAAAATAGTGTTGATATTGTGGTCAGCAGTCTCAG taTTCATTGGGTTAATAACCTACCTGGACTGTTTAGACAG ATCCACACTTCTTTGAAAAAAGATGGTGTTTTTATTGCATCATTGTTTGGGGGTGATACTTTGTTTGAGTTGAGATGTTCACTGCAACTAGCTGAATTAGAGCGAGAAGGA GGATTTGCTCCCCACATCTCTCCTTTTACTGAAGTTAGAGACTTGGGAAATTTGTTGACTAGAGCAGGATATTCTATGTTGACAGTT GATACTGATGAAATAAAAGTGTGTTATCCATCTATGTTTGAACTAATGTGGGATTTAAAAG GTATGGCTGAGAACAATGCATCATGGTCACGGAAAGCACATTTGCATAGAGATACCATCTTAGCTGCTGCATCTATTTAtaaag AAATGTATGGAAACAGCGATGGAACAATACCTGCTACATTTCAGATTCTTTATTTGATTGGCTGGAAACCTGATGAAACACAG GCTAAACCAGCAAAGAGAGGATCAGGTACAATGTCTTTGAAAGACCTAAGTAGCTTAGATCAACTGATCAAGAAGCAGAATAAAGAATCATCTAATGACAATAAATAG
- the LOC143249393 gene encoding arginine-hydroxylase NDUFAF5, mitochondrial isoform X1, which produces MSMIILQNFQYIFRKCSQLSVSPSPKKQVIRLLYRSYDTWLPWKYTYGLKWSILTLPYCKKCGTVLKQILDMRYQLYLQSSRQLVSASGTSESVLNVFDRNAKRLQRDRAAMAKDVHLYDYLKDEVGYRVADRVYDIKRQFPVAVELGCGRGHIGPHLNNDTVGFLYQCELSEKFLEQSKTSETVPTQKLLVDEEFFSFPENSVDIVVSSLSIHWVNNLPGLFRQIHTSLKKDGVFIASLFGGDTLFELRCSLQLAELEREGGFAPHISPFTEVRDLGNLLTRAGYSMLTVDTDEIKVCYPSMFELMWDLKGMAENNASWSRKAHLHRDTILAAASIYKEMYGNSDGTIPATFQILYLIGWKPDETQAKPAKRGSGTMSLKDLSSLDQLIKKQNKESSNDNK; this is translated from the exons ATGTCCATGATCATATTGCAAAATTTTCAATacatattcagaaaatgttcccaACTCTCTGTATCCCCATCTCCAAAAAAACAAGTCATTAGACTTCTTTATAGGTCTTATGATACATGGCTACCATGGAAATATACTTATGGATTAAAGTGGAGTATACTAACACTACCTTATTGCAAAAAATGTGGTACTGTGTTAAAGCAAATATTGGACATGAGATACCAGTTGTACTTACAGTCAAGTAGGCAGCTAGTTTCTGCTTCTGGCACCTCTGAATCAGTCCTGAATGTGTTTGATCGGAATGCTAAACGTTTACAGAGAGACCGAGCTGCAATGGCAAAGGATGTACACTTGTACGATTATTTAAAAGATGAG GTGGGATATCGAGTGGCAGACAGGGTATATGATATTAAGAG GCAGTTTCCAGTTGCAGTGGAGCTAGGCTGTGGTCGAGGACACATTGGACCCCATCTAAATAAT GACACAGTAGGATTTCTGTATCAGTGTGAATTATCTGAGAAATTCCTG GAGCAGAGCAAAACTTCAGAGACAGTACCTACCCAGAAGCTTTTAGTAGATGAGGAGTTTTTCTCTTTTCCAGAAAATAGTGTTGATATTGTGGTCAGCAGTCTCAG taTTCATTGGGTTAATAACCTACCTGGACTGTTTAGACAG ATCCACACTTCTTTGAAAAAAGATGGTGTTTTTATTGCATCATTGTTTGGGGGTGATACTTTGTTTGAGTTGAGATGTTCACTGCAACTAGCTGAATTAGAGCGAGAAGGA GGATTTGCTCCCCACATCTCTCCTTTTACTGAAGTTAGAGACTTGGGAAATTTGTTGACTAGAGCAGGATATTCTATGTTGACAGTT GATACTGATGAAATAAAAGTGTGTTATCCATCTATGTTTGAACTAATGTGGGATTTAAAAG GTATGGCTGAGAACAATGCATCATGGTCACGGAAAGCACATTTGCATAGAGATACCATCTTAGCTGCTGCATCTATTTAtaaag AAATGTATGGAAACAGCGATGGAACAATACCTGCTACATTTCAGATTCTTTATTTGATTGGCTGGAAACCTGATGAAACACAG GCTAAACCAGCAAAGAGAGGATCAGGTACAATGTCTTTGAAAGACCTAAGTAGCTTAGATCAACTGATCAAGAAGCAGAATAAAGAATCATCTAATGACAATAAATAG